Proteins from a single region of Streptobacillus canis:
- a CDS encoding sulfite exporter TauE/SafE family protein, which produces MYIYLIYFLIIMFATSVGSLSGMGGGVIIKPSLDALSFSNLDNINFYSSLAVLTMSIVSIIKKARQGSKIGKEELVSLALGAIVGGRIGLKIFKYSLKYFNNDAMVNLIQLIITVILLLLTLYYTTKSKFSFEKKGYSMYFFTSMFIGMISVFLGIGGGPINVALFILIFGVDIKTATLYSIATIFFSQFTKNFIDFFITGISGYDLKPLIVIIPAAILGGNIGTRLNLKSSNEFVKKAYTVVTIFVILLYLSTALRIIFKIF; this is translated from the coding sequence ATGTATATTTATTTAATATATTTTTTAATTATAATGTTTGCAACTAGTGTAGGATCATTATCAGGAATGGGTGGAGGAGTAATAATTAAACCTAGTCTTGATGCTCTATCTTTTTCAAATTTAGATAACATAAATTTTTATTCTTCACTTGCTGTACTTACAATGTCTATTGTTTCTATAATAAAAAAAGCAAGACAAGGAAGTAAAATAGGCAAGGAAGAATTAGTAAGTTTAGCCTTAGGGGCTATAGTTGGTGGTAGAATAGGTCTTAAAATATTTAAATATTCACTGAAATATTTCAATAATGATGCAATGGTTAATTTAATCCAACTTATAATTACAGTTATCTTATTATTACTTACATTATATTATACAACTAAAAGTAAATTTAGTTTTGAAAAAAAAGGTTATAGTATGTATTTTTTTACGAGTATGTTCATAGGGATGATATCAGTATTTTTAGGTATAGGTGGAGGACCAATAAATGTAGCATTATTTATATTAATATTTGGTGTTGATATAAAGACTGCAACTTTATATTCTATAGCAACTATATTCTTTTCTCAATTTACTAAAAATTTTATAGATTTCTTTATTACAGGTATTTCAGGTTATGATTTAAAACCATTAATTGTAATAATACCAGCTGCAATATTAGGAGGTAATATAGGAACAAGACTTAATTTAAAATCGAGTAATGAATTTGTAAAAAAAGCATATACAGTAGTTACAATATTTGTTATATTACTATATTTATCTACTGCATTAAGAATAATTTTTAAAATATTCTAA